The segment CACTTCCCTGACcctaaaataaatgtattcaaTTTCTCCTTTGTGATCCCATGtagctaaattattttaaaaatattcatactTGTTCTGACATTACTGGATATtcttctgtaatatttttatatataagaGCAGGGTTAAAAACTAAAGGTAAGTGCATACACCAAAATAGTATAAAACACAACACAGAAAATTTCACAGCATTAGATTTTTCAATGCTGATAAAAACAGATTCAATATAATCAGTTTTGAGATGTTCAGTTATTGTACAGTAGTGGAAAACAACCTAGTCTTGGAATGAGATACGTGTTTGAAGGCAGAAGATTAACAGAAGAGCAATAATTAAATACGAAATCCTGTCACCAAAAGTTGCTGCTGAAACTACATTTATCAAAATAAGGCTCTTTAGAAGTACTAGAATTATTACACACAGATATATATATGCTGCACTGTGTATTTGCTGCAATGGGATTCATTTTAATGGAAACATTCTCATGAAAGGAAAATGCTCTTTGTGCTAACCTACACAGCACTGTAGAATATTCCCATTTGGAGAAGTGccaagcacagcccagctcctcagCTTATGCTGAGCTGTTTATTGATTCCAGTGGAACTGCATCAATTTAACCAGGTCAAGGAGCTGACCTCCCTATTCACAAAATATCTCCAGATAAGCTTTTGTGCAAAATTTCATCTACAAATATCTATCCCTGATGTTATAAAGCAAAATGTAACAAAGGAATTAGGGACCATTCTGATAAATCATTTTGTCCAACTGCATTTTGCTGTTCAGTGTCCTTGTGCAGCatgaggagaggagaggctTATGGGATCACCAGGTGGGAAAACAGGCATGGTTTGGGACAGTCAGACCCTTCTTTGGGTTTCTGATGCCACTGTTGTTTGTATAAATGCAGCTTAGCCATGCTTAGACTGATccactaaaaataaaagcctCACTGCTACTTTTTCAGCTGTTAATGGACTGAAATAACATGAAGGAACATGCAGTTCCATCCTCATTATGAACTCTGCATTCACTGGGGGCAAGACAAGAGCTAAGATGTGTTATTTTTTACTGCATAAATAATGCTGTGTTGCTTCTTATGTTTAACATTCCTCAATATGAAGGAAGGAAAGTAGGACAAATGTAACTGAGATGAAAGTATGACCTTCCTGCAGGATCAGAGCCTTGCCAAATTCCCTCTTTTGTCTGTAAAATTACATGGGCTAACTTCATACACAGCAGCTTCTATACATGTCCCCACAGTCCAAAGGCAAATGAATCCTTAACACACCTAAATAATATCTGGAGTTAAACAGAGGGTGGAGAGAAAGCAATGCTGGATCTTGTCTGGCTGTGCAGAAGGGACAAACCTTTCCATTTGGGTTTAGGTGTGTGCATGGTGCCAGAAGTCAAGGTGTAAGCCACattaaaactgaacaaaaaatgACATAAAATCAGGTGCTGCATACCTGGATAGATGCAAAATCCCCAGAAGCACAAGCTCCAAGAATAGCAGCACCCACCAAAACAGACTCCACTTCTTTGGACAGCACAACAGGCTTGCCTGCAGAGGGAAGAGCCAGGTCTCTGTTAgggaacacagcagcaccagtagctccaaaaataattaaaacccaaaaagacAATCAAAAAAAGCATCAGAAAGGGCTTGAAAACCATTATTCAAAACCCCTTTCAGAAATACATCCTGCTGTAGGTTAATGTAaatctctctgctctgtggttcCAGGCTCCAAGGAAAGTgcagcatttaaataaaatcattttagcaaaatattaatgcagaacataaagcacacaaaaaacaacccccccaGATCTTTGACACTGGCTATTTATCTCATTCAAAAGGCTTGGTATAAACCTGTTACCCACACCCTCCAAACCCACGTGCCTATTAAAAGTTGACCTGGAGGGGAAAACAAGGCGGtctcctttttgtttcttttgcaacaaacaaaaaaagactgtttgtgtttggttttgaaCATACAGCCAACAAAGCCAGCCTGGTTTTGCTGGGAGACATGAAAATATGAGTAGTAACTTTCTCAAGCTATgtatgaaataataaaagaaatctTGTTTTCCAAATTGTGCAAGATActcagaaacaaaattaaaacactgaaaaaactAGCAAACAATATATATTCTAAAGAATATATATTCTATTCTATATATTCTCTACCTAGTCTAAAGAATATAAATTCTATAGAATTAAATATTAGTGTTTCACCACCCATGGGTACTATCAAGAACATACTTTCCCTTGGTTTTTGCAGAGTTTTTTGAGACCTGTTTTACTAGtgtaaagaaaagcaggaaaaggctaaaaaaacaaacaaaaattagcCTGCTTTCTTAACTCCCCAGAAAAATCTAAACCAGGAGCATAAATCTAAATACTTTTCTAGGTGCACTTCAGATGCTTATCCTTGCTAAGCTGAAAAATTTAATATTCCTGCAGTATTTGGCATGTGTCTCCATTTCCAGTGCTGAGATAGTGTCATTCAGTGGATGATGATGCAAACAcaggggtgggagcagggattCCTACTCAAAACAGTCTCTGCCATATTATACCCCAAAAAATGCTGCTCCTGAGAGATAGCTGTAAGATTAGAAGGAGCTGAAATTTGGGTGAAGTCCTAAAATCAGCCACGAACAATATCTAtagaagaaaaaggcagaacACACACTTtgcaaaatgagaaataaaattattaatataaaaaagcaaattcaCCTCGTACCAGGCATTCAGGTACTTGATGCAAAGCTTGCCCTGTCACCTGAGCATTCCTGCAGTTCAGCTGAAGCACAGCTCAGGACTTGGGTCAGCTTGGAACAGCAAATCTAAAGCTCAAGCTCAGAGCTCCGTGGCTCTCTGCCAGGCGTCAGTGAGCAATTTTCAGCGTGCTCTAAAATTTACTGCCCATTTCCCGCATCCTCAGAATGAATACGGAATTCTTACCAGGCAAACAAAAAGATCAAGATACTTTTTAAGTGGCCTGTGGAATTATCTATTGGATGCCTGCATGGCTGAGTCATGGGCATTTGTCGTTAACAATaatatattcagatttttttcttttcaggaaagAATGGGGGATTGATCCTGGAATGTTAGTTATTTTATCTGATAGGCTCTAATGAGTTCAACATAACCAAGAGCATTTCAGTCAGATGAACTCTGACATCCCTTGTCAGTCACTGATTTTACAAATGGGGGAGAACTCCAGACTGCAAAAAGGCCTTTTTGTACTGAATTGTACTTGGCCATTAGTTACAGTCAAAGAACTTGTGATTACATTTTAATCAGAATACCTTTTCACAGATCTTTTCTTTTACACACCACGACCCAGCAGCCCAACTATACATGTAGCTGAAATTCACCTAAAATATGTGAGTTTCTGCAGGAAAGGCACGGACTTAACAACATTTTTCACAAAGCATCACTTCGACTACAATATATTTAGTGAATTTTAAGGTCAATAGGCATTATGTATTTTGTTTGTCCATCAGGGTTATAAAGGGTGGTTTGATGCTTGATGTCAGATCTCCAGATCAAACTCCCCAAATTTGGGCCTTAAACTTCATTTATGACAGCTTAACTGATCTTAATTTGAAATAAACCCACAACACATATCACTCAATGTTTCTCTGAAGTCCTTTATGctaaattttgtaattttttccatgttttttgaAGTATATTCAACTGATTCACAGGTGTGCAGAGATATCCAACACACACAGGCTGAGGGGAGACCAAAACCACCATGGAGTGAAACACCATGGAGTTCCTCTTGTAGTGAAACACATACCCAGGGCCTTCCACCCACCAGGAATTCTACAAATTCCTGGTGCAACACTTTGCAGGAGCAAGGATCCTGACACTGTCCCCTAAACCACTTCAGTGACACAGGCATGGAAgcaattcagaaaataattgttCTGTAGAATGGATACGATGCCCAGCATGAGCAGGAAGTGTCATAAGTCAAACAGGATGAAGCCAACAGAAGGAACATTTTGCTGAACACTTTTTTGGCCATGCAGCAAAACACACCTCCAtataaagtttttatttctccaAAGACAAAGTATTCAGACACCTAAAACCAAAAGTAATTCCACTCCTCTAACATGCCCTTCCCCAAGCTCACCAGTAATGTCAGCATGCATCTGCACAAAGAGAGGGTTCTTGCTCAGCCCACCACACAGGAACAGCGTGCTGATCTCATGTCCTGCAGCCTGCATCGCCTCCAAAATATGTCTTGTTCCTAACTtcaaaaaaggggggaaaaacagaaccagctgagcacaggagagcagccaggaacaCAACTACACCTGCATGGCAAAGACATTCCCACCAGAACCTTCTCTTTACTTTGTACAACAGCATCTGAAAATCCAGCTCAGTAAAGAAGTTTCGATTCTGAAGccaaacagcaaaacagaaaaaaagagaacagaaaataaaaaactgttttctgtcttttcagcaaaaaggaaaacctgAAGAATTTTGTATTGGCTTAACTATTTCTCTTGGCCTCTACCctatgcaaaataaaatgttccaCTTCATGACTGAGTTAATCGAAACATCTCAAAAGCAGGCatatttaaactttttatttaCAGTCTCCATTCTGAGAAACTCAAATCAGAATGGCAGAAGCAAATGTTTTgccattttcaaaaaaaaaaatcttttttctttttgtttgctttgcttccCTCCTCACTGAAGTCAACTTCCTCCCTATTTCCCTCttgaaagaatattttccatttattttacaAACTATTTGACCAAATAATTCCCAGCTCTCTATAATACCATGGAAGTTAAGCTTGAAGCTCAGATTTGACAAAATGTCAAATTCAAGGCAAAATGTTGCCCAGGCTGACTCTTGGTAGGCACATTCCCGACAAAACACAATCTGGTCAGAGTTTTCATAAACTGTTATTTAAGTTTTCTTTAGACCATGCTGCAGTTTATTaagagggctgcagctgcaacAAACCCCTCTTCAAATAAAAGCTACCGAAAATGGAACTTGCAGAGTTCCACCAGGCTGGAGAAGTCCACAGTGAATGCCCAGCACTTTTCTGGATAGGCCtccaaattattttgatttttagacAAGCAGCTCAGAGGaacctgagcagccccagccccagctgacTAAATCCATCGCTTTCCTATTGACACAGAGGGCTGATCTCCAAATTGCACAGCCACGATTTTAATTATTGAAAAATCAACTGCTCCAAAAGGAGTCTGCCTGCTCAGAACAGGCTGGACAGCCACAATTACATCTCTGATCATGTTCTCATCTGGCCAACTGTTGCATTGCATTTTGCAGTGAATAGTTAAAAGGAGATTCTCTTTCACTGCTTCTGAAATTCAAATTTATTAACAACTTCTCTCACAACATACACATGTCAAAGACCCTGAGAAAGAACATgctgtgaaaattattttgtgtttacCTGCCTGGAAAATTGTATTCACACAGCAATTTAAATTAAAGCCAGACTTATTTCACTGTGGGTGGGGGGGAACTAATTTAATCCTGGGTTGGAGAAAATGCAAATTGAGGGGCttcaaatgcaaattttatataaaaaggaaaaagcatctCCTGCTGAAAAGAAAACTAGAGATTAACATTCTGTGGGCAGGCCTACACTTTGTACAAGATTTTTACATAGGTTAAAGTTTATCTTGCACCCATTGAAGACAGCTAATGGTACGGGATTACTACAACTGTTTCCTTCAAATAAAGGTGAATTTCCTTCAATAAAAGTGAAGCTAAAATTGGCAGTGAACATTTAAATTCCTAGGTATCTCATCAGCAATTAGTAAATATATCGAGTCAAAACCAATGTTCTCTGTCTACTTTTTAGTTACTGTTTCAATAAATTTCCCTTAACTTACAGTGAAAATTACAATATGTCCTTTTTATATTAAATCAGCTCAATCAGCTCTCCAAAAGATATGCAGCTGCTGAGTTTACTGCTCAAGACAGTATTTGTGTTTTACACAAAGTTTGAGCTGTATCATATAATGAGATAATAGGTGACTTTCCCAGGATTTCCAGCAGAGAAGGTTTCCACTTCGTTAGCACGAGATAATCAGAGGGCACCTGTTCCAGACTGGGAAGTTCCTTTCAGGGGCAGGATCAGTCCCTGGCATTGTTGAACCTCTCCTCCACATTCTTCTTTCAATGGTGGGATTATCCTGAAGCATCAGGTATAACCCAGCTACATTCATCTGCAAAAGGCTCCAAACTCACAACAATGAATCCCAGGCTGGGGTTAAGTTCTTATTTGCTGAAGAGGGAGGGTTAACACATAAAATGAACAATTCCCAGTAAATTTACAGCAGCTGCCCACCCTCTCCATCCCAGATGGCTGACCCAGCCTAGAAACATTGCTGTTAACCAGGAGAGGAGTTTGGAAGTTTTCCAACTGAACATAGTTTTGTCAGGAAAACTCCCCAATTCATCAGCCTGTTCATGTTTTGCAAAAACACCTCAAGttcaacaaattaaaaaaaaaaaaaaaaggacagagaGGATGTTAAAGGAATGTGAATTTCAGTCACCAGAGGTCTGGGGACAGCACGTCCCACTGGAAACACCCTGAGCCAGGCTTTCCAAACCACTTCTGTGAGCCAGGGCTTCACCTCAAAACAGAACTTCTCGTGAACTGGAAATCCTGGGTTCAAGCGAAAATcaaggcagaaagaaaagcattccCATaaattccccatccctggagctggcaaACACGAGGGACATTTCCcagcctccctgcccagccagggacACAGGCTGGGACTGCTCCCCTcgggcagggacacagggggaaGATGTGCTCTGGTGGCTCTGAACCACAGTCctggcacagagctctgcctcacccagcaggcagggagggcaaatccagggatttgggaacaATCTGAAGCTGAGGCTTTTCAGGGCAGCACTGAGCTCTTTGTACAATTGCCAGAGcttttctccccctctctcAGCCTCCCTAAGGACAGCTGGGATGTTAACACTGCTCCTTGTGCTGTCAGCCTCCTCCCTCACATCTGCACCAGAGGCAAAAGCTCCACGTACAGAATTGCCATAAGGCCAGGATTTTTTTAGGGGAACATCTTCCCCCACATTCTGCTGATTATCCTCCAGCTGGGAGTGGTCACCAATGTGGGTGAACAGTATCTTGCTCCTTTAAGAAGCCCATTAAATGAATTCATGTATTATTAGAAATCTGGTTAGCAGAAGGGAATGATCAGTCTGCACAGaacaattaatttcttcttttatgCACTAAAAAATGTCTTACAGCAATGGCTTGGATCGTGGCCAGGTAGATAAGGGCAAGTTCATCCAGACCCCGAGACAATGTTAGTCCAACAACCTGTGCAAAGATCAAAAAGAAGATGTAAAAATCCAGCCAAAGTAAAACTCTATTATTCTCTATGGCTTCTTGTTGTAACAAGTTTTCAGTGCTAATTCCAAGCCTTACTCCTGTGAGCTGTACACATAATGTTATGTTAAACATGTTATTCCTGATCTGGGGAAGAACCACATAAATTATCTTTGCCCTTGtgaagaaataaagaacaaacaGCATATTGTATGGGATTAGAGATAGATTAACTCTGACAGTTTTATGTTATGACTCAGATATTGCTCGTGAATGTATTTAATGTAATAATATGAAAATGCtattacataaaaataactttttaaaagcatctctccccctccctcccaagCACCCTAACACTGAAACacaattaataattaaatactATATCTTAACCTCCTTTACTCTGACATAAATCAATACTGCACTGTAGTTACTCTTGATTAATATCAGGCAAGACCTGAACACAGACAGAATTGTGACAGAAAAAATTAGTTGCTATTACCAGTATTTGCATACAGCCATCATACCAAGGAAATTCTGATTTTGCTGCAGCATGTAATTCTGTCATAAAATAATGGAGGTATTATTAGGATCCAAAAATACatagaccttttttttttttttaatctttccatCATTTGTGTCTTAGAACATGCAGTAGTGCTTATGCCTTTCCTATCTCAGTGTTAAATACAGCAGGTTTTGGTGCTGGTGAGCAGCTTGAGAGGCTCACTTCAAGGACAATTTGCTATTTTGAAGGAGATACTTGCATCAATCACCAGGTATTTTGATATCACCAAATTATACTCTTATGATACCTCTCTGTTACAGTTCTGCACAGCCTTGGCTTGTGAGTGAGCTGATCCACCACTGTAAATTCGAGGAACACTCAGACTCTGAAAGATTGCCTGAAAAGCTGTTTAAATCAACCATCTATGGTCAGAATATTTCATTCCTTTCCCAGACAGGTCTACCCAAATTTCTCTTGAAATTCATTGCAACAAATTGTAAGATTTGGTACACAGGTGAGATAACAGCAAgagctgtgaaatgtgattcCTAGGGAAGATACCTGCACACAGACAACATTCCTCAagtttttagaaaattaatgtGGCTGTAGTGATACCTCAAATACAATGATCTCTGGTTTTCTACTGAAACATCAGCAACGCAGAAAGAAACCCAAATCCTTTGGGATAGTGTAAATAGCTAAGGAGGAGTACACTCAAAATTGAAGAAAAGCTCCTTCCAaacggattttttttttttttactctgtatTGACCTTTTTGCAAAGACAGGCTGTTTCTTACCATGCCCTTTAGTGTCAGATCTGTTAAGGGAGATCTGTTACCATGGAAATCTGGCCAAACATGTAAATCAACAGTGAGGAAACCCacaggcaaagatttcttaatcagaTCCAGGTGACTGTTCAAGTATGTATATATACTGTGAGCACTGCAAGAAAAACAAGTTGGAAAAAGGGGGGAGGTTATTCCTCAAACATAAAACATTTGTACCACCACCAAATGCAGAAACCCCACCAAAGCACAGCAAAAGCCACTGCCTGCCAAGGCCATGGCACTGCAGGGATATCTCTGTGCACGTGGGCTCAACAGGCCATCAGAATTCCTAAATTTCCTAATTTCCTGGGATGAGGGGAGATAATGTGACCTTGAGCTTGTCCACTGACTCCTAAGAA is part of the Taeniopygia guttata chromosome 8, bTaeGut7.mat, whole genome shotgun sequence genome and harbors:
- the FGGY gene encoding FGGY carbohydrate kinase domain-containing protein isoform X5, with translation MICGTSSCHMGVSETPIFVPGVWGPYFSAMVPGLWLNEGGQSATGKLIDHVVQGHVAFPELEAKAAASAHSIYTYLNSHLDLIKKSLPVGFLTVDLHVWPDFHGNRSPLTDLTLKGMVVGLTLSRGLDELALIYLATIQAIALGTRHILEAMQAAGHEISTLFLCGGLSKNPLFVQMHADITGKPVVLSKEVESVLVGAAILGACASGDFASIQEAMAKMGKIGRVVQPNHEHKRFYDKKYEVFLKLVEHQREYRSIMNSL